Proteins found in one Brevibacillus brevis genomic segment:
- a CDS encoding cytochrome P450, producing MNKVVFPNEISGAENLQQQFEPYGWYAEMRKNSPVHYDEKQQVWNVFLYADVERVLTDYHLFSSDTGKRIAGSLALKEKGITEMDPPDHGKRRALYTKAFSTRTLQEWEPRIQEISRHLLEEVKEKQSIRILGDLATPMPVIVIADLLGVPSSDWMLFKQWSDVLIASGTRETYEDINLKKEEIMKEMAVYLSPIIQEKRENPTKDFLSDLTQTEYKGQKLSDPEIIDIAISLLLAGNVTTSTLLFSVFYCFLLDRPGVYRELRENPQLVDQAIEEVLRFRPPAQVLMRKVQEDTDMFGSLMKKGEIVMAWLGSANRDEHTFAQGDQFDIHRPNSNKHLTFGKGCHFCLGAPLSRLEAKVMLTEMLKCYSDISIGGFENDLILNVTRA from the coding sequence ATGAATAAAGTAGTATTCCCCAATGAAATATCAGGTGCGGAGAATCTGCAACAACAGTTTGAACCCTATGGCTGGTATGCAGAAATGAGAAAAAATAGCCCGGTACATTATGATGAAAAGCAACAGGTTTGGAACGTATTTCTGTATGCGGATGTCGAGCGCGTGCTGACCGATTATCACCTCTTTTCAAGCGATACAGGCAAACGAATTGCTGGTTCCCTCGCATTGAAAGAAAAGGGCATCACAGAGATGGACCCGCCTGATCATGGAAAAAGGAGAGCTCTCTATACAAAAGCCTTTTCAACCCGAACACTTCAGGAGTGGGAGCCGCGCATTCAAGAAATTTCACGTCATCTATTAGAGGAAGTAAAAGAAAAGCAAAGCATCAGAATTTTAGGTGATCTCGCAACCCCGATGCCAGTGATTGTCATTGCCGATTTGCTCGGTGTACCGTCTAGCGATTGGATGCTGTTCAAACAATGGTCAGATGTTCTCATCGCTTCCGGGACACGCGAAACGTATGAGGATATTAACCTCAAAAAGGAAGAAATCATGAAGGAAATGGCTGTTTATCTCTCTCCGATCATTCAAGAAAAAAGAGAGAACCCGACAAAAGATTTCCTTTCCGACTTAACGCAAACAGAATATAAAGGCCAAAAGCTATCTGACCCTGAGATTATTGATATTGCAATCAGTTTGCTGCTTGCCGGAAATGTAACGACAAGTACGCTCTTGTTCAGTGTTTTCTACTGCTTTTTACTGGATCGACCAGGCGTTTATCGTGAATTAAGGGAGAATCCGCAACTGGTAGATCAAGCGATCGAGGAAGTATTGCGCTTCCGTCCGCCAGCACAGGTTTTGATGCGCAAGGTTCAAGAAGACACGGATATGTTTGGAAGTCTGATGAAAAAAGGCGAGATCGTCATGGCATGGCTCGGTTCTGCCAATCGTGATGAACATACCTTTGCACAGGGAGATCAATTCGATATCCATCGACCTAATAGCAACAAGCACTTAACCTTCGGAAAAGGCTGCCATTTCTGCTTGGGAGCACCACTATCCAGACTGGAAGCAAAGGTGATGCTAACAGAAATGCTCAAGTGCTATTCTGACATCTCAATCGGTGGATTTGAGAACGATCTGATCCTCAATGTGACGAGAGCCTAA
- the hutG gene encoding formimidoylglutamase, which produces MNSLPKNVSADLWTGRTDHTERRSSFRYHQIVEITDLDTLQAAEDRTVAIIGFECEEGVRRNQGRLGAAKAPNAIRQALASLPWKVEEGKRIVDVGNVVCPNEELEAAQEELGNAVSAIFSKAMTPIILGGGHETLYGHYAGVRKHIGKEASLGIINIDAHFDLRSYEVQPSSGTMFRQILEHDKNSSYFVLGIQRYGNTQELFDKADELGVSYVYEEEMTDARMDEISLSVSEFIEKHDHVMLTLCTDVLNAAFAPGVSAPSPFGLTPMVVRTLIRAVATHKKTLSFDICEVNPVLDENGRTVKLGAYLTNEAIMGLLENN; this is translated from the coding sequence ATGAATAGCTTGCCAAAGAATGTATCAGCAGATTTGTGGACCGGCCGGACTGACCATACGGAGAGAAGAAGCAGTTTTCGCTACCATCAGATTGTAGAAATAACGGACTTGGATACATTGCAAGCTGCCGAGGATCGCACAGTCGCTATCATTGGGTTTGAATGTGAAGAGGGAGTGAGGCGCAATCAAGGAAGATTAGGTGCAGCCAAGGCTCCAAACGCAATTCGGCAAGCGCTTGCAAGCCTTCCTTGGAAGGTGGAGGAAGGGAAACGTATTGTAGATGTGGGGAATGTTGTTTGTCCAAACGAAGAGCTGGAAGCAGCTCAGGAAGAATTGGGGAACGCCGTCTCTGCAATCTTTTCCAAAGCCATGACGCCCATTATTTTAGGCGGAGGCCATGAGACATTGTATGGACATTACGCCGGTGTCCGCAAGCATATTGGAAAAGAGGCTTCCCTGGGCATTATCAATATTGACGCTCATTTCGATTTGCGTTCCTATGAAGTTCAGCCTTCATCTGGGACGATGTTTCGGCAAATACTAGAGCATGACAAAAATAGCAGCTATTTTGTGTTGGGGATTCAGCGCTATGGCAATACGCAAGAGCTATTTGATAAAGCAGATGAGCTCGGTGTGAGCTATGTGTATGAAGAAGAGATGACAGACGCGCGAATGGATGAAATTAGTTTATCTGTAAGCGAATTCATTGAAAAACACGATCATGTCATGCTGACGCTATGTACAGATGTTTTAAACGCAGCCTTTGCACCGGGAGTAAGTGCGCCATCTCCTTTCGGCTTAACACCAATGGTTGTTCGCACTTTGATCCGTGCCGTTGCCACTCATAAGAAAACGCTTTCTTTTGATATTTGTGAAGTGAATCCGGTTTTAGATGAAAACGGAAGAACCGTAAAGCTAGGTGCTTACTTGACGAATGAAGCCATCATGGGATTACTAGAGAACAACTAA
- a CDS encoding LysR family transcriptional regulator — protein sequence MDIKHLHYFVTVCDQLSYSKAAQKLHISQPSLSNAIKNLEQEVGSPLLERNTRKMELTDAGKILYQKALLLLSQMNMLKKEMEEVKLTGSGDLIIGIIESVKHWIPKVIRGYQGRFPSINIKLIEVLSGKAVKESLRKYHTHLLITNQFINEEDIESIALYDERLMLVLHKDHALAEKESVRLKDLANEPFIISTEGFQTREDILTAFSFEQVDPQIKFEIERFETALTLVRENLGVTIIPENYLSGSTDASLVRKTIDSPALERTVYLAYLKNRYLAPAVQAFLEEVRGKFPSKT from the coding sequence TTGGATATCAAACATTTGCACTATTTTGTGACAGTTTGTGATCAGTTGAGCTACTCCAAAGCCGCACAAAAACTGCATATTTCGCAGCCTTCCTTAAGTAACGCGATCAAAAATCTGGAGCAAGAAGTCGGCTCTCCACTGCTCGAGAGAAACACGAGAAAAATGGAATTGACGGATGCTGGTAAAATCTTGTACCAGAAAGCATTGCTGCTTCTTTCCCAAATGAACATGCTAAAAAAAGAGATGGAAGAAGTAAAGCTAACCGGGAGCGGCGATCTTATCATCGGCATCATAGAGTCCGTAAAGCATTGGATTCCAAAAGTCATTCGCGGATATCAGGGGCGTTTTCCCTCGATTAACATCAAGCTAATCGAGGTTCTGAGCGGGAAAGCTGTAAAGGAATCACTGCGGAAGTATCATACGCATTTGCTCATAACCAACCAATTCATCAATGAAGAAGATATTGAATCCATTGCTCTGTATGATGAGCGCTTAATGCTGGTGCTGCACAAGGATCATGCGCTGGCAGAAAAGGAATCCGTTCGATTAAAAGACTTGGCTAATGAGCCATTCATCATTAGTACAGAGGGATTTCAGACAAGGGAGGATATTTTAACGGCCTTTTCGTTTGAACAAGTCGACCCGCAAATCAAATTTGAGATTGAGCGCTTTGAAACTGCATTGACGTTAGTGAGGGAGAATTTGGGGGTAACGATTATTCCTGAGAACTATTTGTCTGGATCAACAGATGCTTCACTCGTTCGGAAAACGATTGATTCGCCTGCGTTGGAGCGGACGGTTTATTTGGCGTACTTGAAAAATCGTTATTTGGCCCCGGCTGTGCAGGCTTTTCTGGAGGAGGTTCGGGGAAAGTTTCCTTCCAAAACATAG
- the gltS gene encoding sodium/glutamate symporter, with the protein MTLALNQVTTIFLAVALLVLGTFLVKKASFLQKFCIPAPVVGGLLFAIIATALKATGILQITLDTSLQSLFMLTFFTTVGLGASFKLIKLGGKLLVIYWIACGFLALAQNVIGVSLASVFGIHPLIGMMAGAVSMEGGHGAAGAFGQTLEDMGIQSALAIGIAAATFGLVAGGLVGGPTVKYLIAKYDLKPTETEEVVETVEEKGQPIHSNTFFIQVLLITFCMALGTYLGELFSTATGFVLPGYVGAMFVAVIVRNIVDKLNPKAIDMKSINLISDVTLGIFLSMALMSIKLWEVADLALPMLVIVFVQVVFIVLFGIFVLFRLLGKNYDAAVMVAGFTGHGLGATPNAMANMAAVTGRFGPSRKAYLVVPIVGAFLIDVFAMPIIITTINLFK; encoded by the coding sequence ATGACGTTAGCACTTAATCAAGTAACGACGATTTTTCTCGCAGTAGCACTTCTCGTATTAGGTACTTTCCTCGTAAAAAAGGCTAGTTTCTTGCAAAAGTTTTGCATCCCGGCACCAGTGGTTGGGGGCTTGTTGTTCGCTATTATTGCAACAGCTTTGAAAGCGACCGGAATTTTACAAATTACATTGGATACTTCCTTGCAAAGCTTGTTCATGCTTACGTTTTTTACTACTGTTGGATTGGGAGCGAGCTTTAAGCTGATCAAGCTTGGCGGGAAGCTGCTCGTTATTTACTGGATCGCCTGTGGATTTCTGGCTCTGGCACAAAACGTAATCGGTGTGTCACTAGCTTCCGTGTTCGGTATTCATCCATTGATCGGGATGATGGCAGGAGCTGTCTCCATGGAAGGTGGACATGGAGCAGCTGGTGCTTTTGGACAAACGCTTGAGGACATGGGCATTCAATCTGCGTTGGCGATTGGGATCGCAGCAGCTACCTTTGGTCTCGTAGCAGGGGGCTTGGTTGGCGGACCGACTGTGAAATATTTAATTGCCAAATACGATCTGAAGCCGACGGAAACGGAAGAAGTAGTAGAGACAGTAGAAGAAAAAGGACAACCGATTCACTCGAATACCTTCTTCATCCAAGTCCTGCTGATTACATTCTGTATGGCATTGGGAACGTATTTGGGAGAGCTGTTCTCGACTGCAACCGGATTTGTTCTGCCGGGTTATGTGGGAGCGATGTTTGTAGCGGTGATTGTCCGTAACATCGTAGATAAGCTCAATCCAAAAGCAATCGACATGAAGAGCATCAACCTGATCAGTGATGTGACGCTCGGAATCTTCCTGTCCATGGCACTGATGAGCATCAAGCTGTGGGAAGTTGCCGACCTAGCGCTTCCAATGCTCGTGATCGTATTTGTTCAAGTAGTATTCATCGTTTTGTTCGGGATTTTCGTCCTGTTCCGTTTGCTTGGCAAAAACTACGATGCCGCAGTTATGGTCGCAGGCTTTACAGGCCATGGTCTGGGCGCTACTCCAAACGCAATGGCGAATATGGCGGCCGTAACGGGAAGATTTGGTCCTTCGCGAAAAGCATACTTGGTCGTTCCGATCGTTGGTGCCTTCCTGATTGATGTGTTCGCGATGCCGATCATTATTACCACGATTAATTTGTTTAAATAA
- a CDS encoding PLDc N-terminal domain-containing protein has protein sequence MIQVGDASSTFFVFLPILLILFLNVINIVISIWAYRDARRRGNSKEFSIIVLIALLFFPIIGLIVYLVIRKDKF, from the coding sequence TTGATTCAAGTAGGCGATGCTTCATCAACCTTTTTTGTGTTCCTCCCGATCCTTCTCATCTTATTTTTAAACGTGATTAATATCGTCATCAGTATTTGGGCATACCGTGATGCGAGGAGACGTGGGAATAGCAAGGAGTTCTCCATCATCGTGCTGATTGCATTATTGTTTTTTCCCATTATCGGGTTGATCGTTTATTTGGTGATTCGGAAAGATAAGTTTTGA
- a CDS encoding FAD-dependent oxidoreductase, whose product MRELHADVVIIGGGTGGCAAALAAAKSGKSVIMTEETDWIGGQFTSQAVPPDEHPWIEQFGCTRSYRTFRDSVRDYYRNHYPMTAEARVIPNLDPGNGSVSRLCHEPKVALAVFYQMLAPYINSGRLTILTNHKLHAVRMDGDNVLSITVEDKKHHDFHELVAPYFLDATECGDVLPQAGVEYVLGAESVDQTGEPNAVVGPPQPNDIQAFTYVFAMDYLEGEDHTIAKPETYDFWRNYKADFWPDKLLSWTGSNPRNTAESVRYELFPGTKYFPLFTYRQVADPKNFQTGLYKSGVSLVNWPQNDYWLGSIIDVPEEERQRHLYGGKQLSLSLLYWMQTEAPRPDGGQGYPGLRLRKDVVGTEDGLAMYPYIRESRRIKAEFTVLEQHVSAFVRKTGKAEAFEDSVGVGSYRIDLHPSTANRNYVDVSTYPFQIPLGSLIPVRVNNLLPAGKNLGVTHITNGCFRLHPVEWNVGEVAGYLTAYCLQYGLTPRAVRNTPDELKKFQAFLYAEGVEYFWPTMYAV is encoded by the coding sequence ATGAGAGAACTTCATGCTGATGTGGTGATTATTGGGGGAGGCACTGGTGGCTGCGCAGCAGCACTGGCAGCAGCGAAATCAGGAAAATCAGTCATTATGACGGAGGAAACCGATTGGATTGGCGGTCAATTTACGAGTCAGGCGGTACCTCCAGATGAGCATCCATGGATCGAACAGTTTGGTTGCACGCGCAGCTATCGCACATTCCGTGACAGCGTGCGTGACTATTATCGCAACCATTACCCAATGACGGCAGAAGCACGCGTCATTCCGAATCTTGACCCTGGTAACGGTTCCGTAAGTCGCCTTTGCCACGAACCAAAAGTAGCACTGGCTGTTTTTTATCAGATGCTTGCTCCGTACATTAACAGTGGTAGACTTACTATTCTGACTAATCATAAGCTGCATGCCGTTCGCATGGATGGCGATAATGTCTTGTCGATCACGGTCGAAGATAAGAAGCATCATGATTTTCATGAATTGGTAGCACCTTATTTCTTGGACGCGACAGAATGTGGAGATGTTCTCCCGCAAGCCGGCGTCGAATATGTGCTTGGCGCTGAATCAGTTGATCAAACGGGAGAGCCAAATGCTGTTGTCGGACCGCCGCAGCCAAATGATATTCAGGCGTTTACGTATGTCTTTGCCATGGACTATTTGGAGGGAGAAGATCATACAATTGCCAAACCGGAAACGTATGACTTCTGGAGAAACTACAAAGCAGATTTTTGGCCGGACAAGCTGCTCAGCTGGACAGGTTCCAACCCGCGAAATACTGCTGAATCTGTAAGATATGAGCTGTTCCCGGGTACTAAATATTTTCCGCTCTTTACGTATCGTCAGGTTGCTGATCCGAAAAACTTCCAAACCGGTTTGTACAAGAGTGGTGTATCGCTCGTTAACTGGCCGCAAAATGATTACTGGTTGGGCTCGATCATCGATGTGCCAGAGGAAGAGCGTCAGCGTCACCTTTACGGTGGTAAACAGCTGAGTCTCTCCCTTCTGTATTGGATGCAAACAGAGGCTCCTCGCCCAGATGGTGGACAAGGGTATCCAGGCCTGCGACTGCGCAAGGATGTAGTAGGAACAGAGGATGGGCTGGCGATGTATCCGTATATTCGTGAATCCCGCCGGATCAAAGCCGAATTCACCGTATTGGAGCAGCATGTGAGTGCATTTGTCCGCAAAACAGGCAAAGCAGAGGCTTTCGAAGATTCCGTTGGAGTCGGTAGTTACCGAATCGATCTACATCCGAGTACAGCGAACCGCAATTACGTCGATGTGTCTACCTATCCGTTCCAAATTCCGTTGGGCAGCTTAATCCCTGTGCGTGTAAATAACCTGCTGCCAGCGGGCAAAAATCTTGGGGTTACGCATATTACAAATGGATGCTTCCGTCTCCACCCAGTAGAGTGGAACGTTGGTGAAGTAGCTGGTTATTTGACAGCTTATTGCTTGCAATATGGCTTGACTCCTCGCGCTGTTCGAAACACTCCTGATGAGCTGAAAAAGTTCCAAGCGTTCTTGTACGCGGAAGGCGTAGAGTACTTCTGGCCAACGATGTACGCAGTGTAA